One Actinomycetota bacterium DNA window includes the following coding sequences:
- the larC gene encoding nickel pincer cofactor biosynthesis protein LarC, with product MRVAYVDAASGASGDMWLGALVGAGASIEAIQAAVDALGAGAVRLSVARVRRAGVAATAVRVHAPEDAPPARTWHDIRTMLADADLPEQVRTRARDAFERLARAEAAVHDVDVDAIEFHEVGSLDAIADILGTCAGVVDLGLERLTCGPIAVGSGTVETMHGTLPVPPPAVTQLLRDRVVTGGPAGHELTTPTGAALLAELTRPVAAMPTLRLEAVGVGAGGRDLEHPNVLRLLVGTEQHTTVILEATVDDLSPELVPIVLDRLREAGAHDAWATPVLMKKGRPGYTLSALGDQADLGRLQSVLFRESTTIGARWYPVSKRALDREWIEVEIDGHAVRVKVARDGDVVVNVAPEADDVRAAADATGRPAREIAAEATSRARARGLDSRGT from the coding sequence ATGAGGGTCGCGTACGTCGACGCGGCCTCCGGAGCCTCCGGCGACATGTGGCTGGGGGCCCTGGTCGGTGCCGGGGCGTCCATCGAGGCCATCCAGGCGGCGGTCGATGCCCTCGGGGCCGGCGCCGTGCGCCTGTCCGTGGCACGGGTGAGGCGAGCGGGGGTGGCCGCGACCGCGGTCCGGGTCCACGCCCCCGAGGACGCCCCGCCCGCACGTACGTGGCACGACATCCGCACGATGCTCGCCGACGCAGACCTGCCGGAGCAGGTCCGGACCCGGGCGCGCGACGCGTTCGAACGCCTCGCGCGTGCCGAGGCAGCGGTGCACGACGTCGACGTCGACGCGATCGAGTTCCACGAGGTCGGCTCGCTCGATGCCATCGCGGACATCCTGGGGACGTGCGCCGGTGTCGTCGATCTCGGCCTCGAACGCCTCACCTGCGGACCCATCGCCGTCGGAAGCGGCACGGTCGAGACGATGCACGGCACGCTGCCGGTGCCGCCCCCGGCCGTGACGCAACTGCTGCGCGACCGCGTCGTCACCGGCGGCCCGGCCGGCCACGAGCTCACGACGCCGACGGGCGCGGCGCTCCTCGCGGAGCTGACCAGGCCCGTGGCCGCGATGCCGACGCTGCGACTCGAGGCCGTCGGGGTGGGAGCGGGCGGCCGGGACCTCGAGCACCCCAACGTTCTGCGCCTGCTCGTCGGTACCGAGCAGCACACGACGGTGATCCTCGAGGCCACCGTCGACGACCTCAGCCCCGAACTCGTCCCCATCGTCCTCGATCGGTTGCGCGAGGCGGGGGCGCACGACGCTTGGGCGACGCCCGTCCTCATGAAGAAGGGGCGGCCGGGCTACACCCTGTCGGCGCTGGGAGATCAGGCCGACCTCGGCCGGCTCCAGTCCGTGCTCTTCCGCGAGTCGACGACCATCGGGGCGCGCTGGTACCCGGTGAGCAAGCGTGCGCTCGACCGCGAGTGGATCGAGGTCGAGATCGACGGCCACGCGGTCCGCGTGAAGGTCGCTCGCGACGGCGACGTGGTGGTCAACGTGGCGCCGGAGGCTGACGACGTGCGCGCGGCCGCAGATGCGACCGGGCGTCCCGCTCGTGAGATCGCCGCCGAAGCGACCTCCCGCGCGCGTGCTCGTGGCCTAGACTCCCGCGGAACCTGA